The Lactuca sativa cultivar Salinas chromosome 2, Lsat_Salinas_v11, whole genome shotgun sequence genome includes a window with the following:
- the LOC111921581 gene encoding zinc-finger homeodomain protein 8, protein MDLPPQPPPTTATVRARGSETERPTWLQSNRTGNQPAPHINNGVLNRHQPPPPLAICYGKCLKNYAATNGGQILDGCGEFMLSPNTTSLECAACGCHRSFHRIEADHLHQTMPQVIECQCNHQHQHHQQHHHHPPTPPSSRLAAITKSSSTPDSQSPSPISSSYYPAPPHMFLTLNPGLPPPEPANINRPSILTHAVASGSNPKGKKRFRTKFSEYQKEKMQEFAERIGWKMLKTEEEMIVGFCKHIGITKSVFKVWMHNHKTINGNPGNRRNNDQNHRDHIGTAIGANGSSSSS, encoded by the coding sequence ATGGACCTACCACCACAACCACCGCCGACCACCGCAACCGTCAGAGCCCGTGGTTCTGAAACCGAGAGACCTACTTGGCTCCAATCTAATAGAACGGGAAACCAGCCGGCACCACACATAAACAATGGTGTACTCAATCGCCACCAACCCCCGCCACCACTCGCCATCTGTTACGGAAAATGCCTCAAGAATTACGCTGCCACCAATGGTGGCCAGATTCTGGACGGATGTGGAGAGTTTATGCTCTCACCCAACACCACATCCCTAGAATGTGCTGCATGCGGCTGCCACCGCAGCTTCCACCGCATCGAAGCCGATCATTTACACCAAACCATGCCTCAAGTCATCGAGTGCCAATGCAACCACCAACACCAACACCACCAAcaacaccatcaccacccaccaacACCACCATCTTCCCGTCTCGCGGCCATAACAAAGAGCAGCAGCACTCCGGATTCCCAATCTCCGTCACCAATTTCATCGTCCTACTACCCTGCACCACCACATATGTTCCTAACCCTTAATCCAGGCTTACCACCACCGGAACCAGCCAACATCAACCGCCCGTCGATACTCACCCATGCTGTGGCTAGCGGATCAAACCCAAAGGGAAAAAAACGATTCAGGACAAAATTTTCAGAATATCAGAAGGAAAAGATGCAGGAATTTGCGGAAAGAATCGGATGGAAGATGCTGAAGACAGAAGAAGAGATGATCGTCGGATTTTGCAAGCACATTGGGATTACTAAAAGCGTTTTTAAGGTTTGGATGCACAACCACAAAACCATTAATGGCAACCCAGGAAACAGAAGAAACAACGACCAGAACCACCGCGACCACATTGGCACTGCTATCGGCGCTAATGGATCGTCTTCCTCCTCTTAA